The following are from one region of the Rosistilla carotiformis genome:
- a CDS encoding FKBP-type peptidyl-prolyl cis-trans isomerase — translation MQITADKVVAFDYKLTDDKGELIDSSEGHEPLLYLHGQGGIIEGLERALEGLKVGDHVNVTVQPEEGYGLRSDELIQEVPRDEFEGDEDIEVGMQFEADTPDGPMIFTIIEVSDEIIHVDGNHPLAGETLTFDVTIREVRDATDEEMEHGHAHGEGGHDHD, via the coding sequence ATGCAAATCACAGCCGACAAAGTTGTCGCGTTCGATTACAAACTGACCGATGACAAAGGCGAATTGATCGACTCCTCCGAAGGGCACGAACCGCTGCTGTACCTCCACGGTCAGGGTGGAATCATCGAAGGCCTCGAACGCGCACTCGAAGGCCTAAAAGTCGGCGATCATGTGAACGTGACCGTCCAGCCTGAAGAGGGTTACGGTTTGCGATCCGATGAACTGATTCAGGAAGTCCCACGCGACGAGTTCGAAGGGGACGAGGATATCGAAGTCGGCATGCAGTTCGAAGCCGATACGCCCGATGGTCCGATGATCTTCACGATCATCGAGGTCAGCGATGAAATCATCCATGTCGATGGAAATCATCCGCTGGCCGGTGAGACGTTGACCTTCGATGTCACGATTCGCGAAGTCCGCGACGCGACCGACGAAGAAATGGAACACGGTCACGCCCACGGCGAAGGTGGCCACGACCACGACTAG
- the ppdK gene encoding pyruvate, phosphate dikinase — MAKKKAADSPSKMVFYFGKTKTEGQGEGKQLLGGKGVNLAEMTRIGLPVPPGFTITTACCDSYYKNGKKLPAGLMDEVNEAVAILEKELDKKFGDDENPLLVSVRSGAAVSMPGMMNTILNLGLNDAATEGLAKATDNPRFAYDAYRRLINMYGDVVMGIDHEEFEHAFDKVKTKYKVDLDTDVPAEGLKELCEEYKAVFKKHGGEDFPQDPIHQLQLAIEAVFGSWNTERAVRYREIENIRGLLGTAVNVQSMVYGNMGDDSGTGVAFTRDPSSGQNKFFGEFLINAQGEDVVAGIRTPLPVIEMKKWNKEVHAELIAIKDKLETHYKDVQDIEFTIEKGKLYMLQTRDGKRTGIAAVKIAVDMVKEGLIDEKTAVLRIPAGDLTQCLLPSFIPAAKKKANVLATGLPASPGAAVGTLAFTAAEAKARAEAGESVLLIRKETSPEDVDGMHAAAGILTSTGGMTSHAAVVARGWGKCCVAGAGSVDINEKSKKITVNGKTYGVGDTLSLDGTSGEVMEGAVERQEPKLGGDFGTVMEWADKYRTLGVRTNADTPEDSKRARAFGAEGIGLCRTEHMFFEGDRIGHMRAMILATTEDDRRKALAKLLPFQRKDFQGIFTAMKGLPVTIRLLDPPLHEFLPHEKAAQKEMAEALGISPAEVKKRAEQLHEMNPMLGHRGCRLSVTYPEILEMQVTAITEAAIACVNKKIDAKAEIMIPLVGTRAELTLLRGKVEETIEATKAAKKFDGELDILIGTMIEIPRAALTADEVAEDADFFSFGTNDLTQMTFGYSRDDINTFLPDYLKQDILHGDPFQSLDTTGVGQLVDMGVKKGRSTKKGLKCGICGEHGGDPASINFCHEVGLDYVSCSPFRVPIARLAAAQAALKN, encoded by the coding sequence ATGGCAAAAAAGAAAGCGGCTGATTCTCCCAGTAAAATGGTTTTTTACTTCGGCAAGACCAAGACCGAAGGTCAAGGCGAAGGCAAGCAATTGCTGGGCGGCAAAGGCGTTAACCTTGCGGAAATGACCCGGATCGGCCTGCCCGTTCCTCCCGGCTTCACGATCACCACCGCATGCTGTGACTCGTACTACAAGAATGGCAAAAAGTTGCCAGCCGGTTTGATGGATGAAGTCAACGAAGCGGTCGCCATCCTGGAAAAGGAATTGGACAAGAAGTTCGGCGACGACGAAAACCCACTGTTGGTTTCGGTTCGCTCGGGTGCTGCGGTTTCGATGCCGGGCATGATGAACACGATCTTGAACTTGGGCCTGAACGACGCAGCCACCGAAGGTTTGGCCAAAGCGACCGACAACCCACGCTTCGCCTACGACGCGTACCGCCGCCTGATCAACATGTACGGCGACGTCGTGATGGGAATCGATCACGAAGAATTCGAGCACGCGTTCGACAAGGTTAAGACGAAGTACAAAGTCGATCTGGACACCGACGTGCCTGCCGAAGGTCTGAAGGAACTGTGCGAAGAATACAAGGCAGTCTTCAAGAAGCACGGTGGCGAAGACTTCCCACAGGATCCAATCCACCAGTTGCAACTGGCGATCGAAGCGGTCTTCGGCAGCTGGAACACCGAACGCGCCGTCCGCTATCGCGAAATCGAAAACATCCGCGGCCTGTTGGGCACCGCGGTTAACGTTCAATCGATGGTCTATGGCAACATGGGCGATGACAGCGGAACCGGTGTTGCGTTCACTCGCGATCCTTCCAGCGGTCAAAACAAGTTCTTCGGCGAGTTCTTGATCAACGCGCAAGGCGAAGACGTGGTTGCAGGTATCCGCACCCCGTTGCCAGTGATCGAGATGAAGAAGTGGAACAAAGAGGTTCACGCCGAACTGATCGCGATCAAAGACAAGCTGGAAACGCACTACAAGGACGTCCAGGACATCGAGTTCACGATCGAGAAGGGCAAGCTGTACATGCTGCAGACTCGCGACGGAAAGCGAACCGGTATCGCGGCCGTCAAGATCGCCGTCGACATGGTCAAAGAAGGTCTGATCGACGAGAAGACTGCGGTTTTGCGTATCCCCGCGGGCGATTTGACCCAGTGCCTGCTGCCAAGCTTCATCCCTGCAGCCAAGAAGAAAGCAAACGTCTTGGCAACGGGATTGCCTGCGTCGCCAGGTGCGGCTGTGGGTACGTTGGCGTTCACTGCTGCGGAAGCCAAGGCACGTGCCGAAGCGGGCGAATCGGTCTTGTTGATCCGTAAGGAAACCAGCCCAGAAGACGTCGACGGCATGCATGCCGCCGCGGGCATCTTGACCAGCACCGGCGGTATGACCAGCCACGCGGCGGTTGTCGCTCGCGGTTGGGGCAAGTGTTGTGTCGCGGGTGCCGGTAGCGTCGACATCAACGAAAAGAGCAAGAAGATCACCGTCAATGGCAAGACCTACGGGGTTGGCGACACGCTGAGCCTGGACGGCACCTCGGGCGAAGTTATGGAAGGTGCGGTTGAACGCCAAGAACCCAAGTTGGGCGGCGACTTCGGCACCGTGATGGAATGGGCCGACAAGTATCGCACCCTGGGTGTTCGCACCAACGCCGATACTCCCGAAGACAGCAAGCGTGCTCGCGCGTTTGGCGCCGAAGGCATCGGACTGTGCCGCACCGAGCACATGTTCTTCGAAGGCGACCGTATCGGTCACATGCGTGCGATGATCCTGGCGACCACCGAAGACGATCGCCGCAAGGCATTGGCCAAACTGTTGCCGTTCCAACGCAAGGATTTCCAAGGCATCTTCACCGCGATGAAGGGACTGCCAGTAACCATCCGTCTGTTGGATCCACCCTTGCACGAATTCCTGCCACACGAAAAAGCCGCTCAAAAAGAGATGGCCGAAGCGTTGGGAATTTCGCCTGCCGAAGTCAAGAAGCGTGCTGAACAGCTGCACGAAATGAACCCAATGTTGGGTCATCGCGGATGCCGTTTGAGCGTCACCTATCCCGAAATCCTCGAGATGCAGGTCACCGCGATCACCGAAGCCGCGATCGCTTGTGTCAACAAGAAGATCGATGCCAAGGCAGAGATCATGATCCCATTGGTAGGTACGCGCGCCGAATTGACACTGCTCCGTGGCAAGGTCGAAGAGACGATCGAAGCGACCAAAGCTGCGAAGAAGTTCGACGGCGAATTGGATATCTTGATCGGTACCATGATCGAAATCCCACGTGCTGCGTTGACCGCCGATGAAGTTGCTGAAGACGCCGACTTCTTCAGCTTCGGCACCAACGACCTGACGCAGATGACCTTCGGCTACAGCCGCGACGACATCAACACCTTCCTGCCCGACTACCTGAAGCAGGACATCCTGCACGGCGACCCCTTCCAATCGTTGGACACCACCGGTGTTGGCCAATTGGTTGACATGGGCGTCAAGAAGGGGCGTAGCACCAAGAAGGGTCTGAAGTGCGGCATCTGTGGCGAACACGGTGGCGATCCCGCTTCGATCAACTTCTGTCACGAAGTCGGATTGGATTACGTCAGCTGCAGCCCATTCCGCGTGCCGATCGCGCGTCTGGCCGCCGCTCAAGCAGCACTTAAAAACTAA
- a CDS encoding NADP-dependent methylenetetrahydromethanopterin/methylenetetrahydrofolate dehydrogenase, translating into MKPPKILLQLDTDPHASSFDAIVATDAGVDTLLQYSGVTPDNVESLVHGAMFTRGPEDLHRTAIFVGGSDVAAGEAVYERIVQCFFGPMRVSVMLDSNGSNTTAAAAVVRAAKHLDLSQTTALVLAGTGPVGQRVARLLLQAGATVRLSSRQIDRAQAVCDAIGQRLGSGDRLSACQGSEAIAGCDAVFACGAAGVQLLDAATLAASDVRLAIDLNAVPPVGIEGIDVMDRGKATDQRIEYGAIGVGGTKMKIHRAAIKRLFKSNDQRLDAETIHAIARDLR; encoded by the coding sequence ATGAAACCACCGAAGATTTTGTTGCAACTGGATACCGATCCGCACGCCAGTTCCTTCGATGCGATCGTGGCAACCGACGCCGGGGTCGATACGCTGCTGCAATACTCGGGCGTCACGCCGGACAACGTCGAATCGTTGGTTCACGGCGCGATGTTCACACGCGGCCCCGAAGACCTGCACCGCACGGCAATTTTTGTTGGCGGCAGCGATGTCGCCGCGGGAGAAGCCGTTTACGAGCGAATCGTTCAATGCTTCTTCGGCCCGATGCGGGTCTCGGTGATGTTGGATTCCAACGGATCGAACACGACCGCTGCGGCGGCGGTCGTTCGGGCGGCAAAGCATCTCGACCTCTCCCAGACGACAGCGCTGGTACTGGCGGGAACCGGACCGGTCGGCCAACGCGTGGCTCGATTGCTGCTGCAAGCGGGCGCGACGGTGCGTTTGTCGTCGCGGCAAATCGACCGCGCCCAAGCGGTTTGTGACGCAATCGGCCAACGCCTCGGCAGCGGCGATCGGCTGAGCGCTTGCCAAGGAAGCGAAGCAATTGCCGGGTGCGATGCCGTTTTTGCTTGCGGCGCCGCGGGCGTTCAACTGTTAGATGCCGCCACCTTGGCGGCCAGCGACGTCCGGTTGGCGATCGACCTGAACGCCGTGCCACCGGTGGGAATCGAAGGGATCGACGTGATGGACCGCGGCAAAGCGACCGATCAGCGGATCGAATATGGGGCGATCGGCGTTGGCGGGACGAAGATGAAGATCCACCGGGCTGCGATCAAGAGGCTTTTCAAGTCGAACGATCAACGACTCGATGCCGAAACAATCCATGCGATCGCTCGAGACCTCCGATGA
- the fae gene encoding formaldehyde-activating enzyme, producing the protein MQFYIGEALDGDGNEIAHIDLMIGSKDGPVGVAFANALANQSEGHTNLLAVLAPNVAVKPATVMVTKVTIKGMKQAVQMFGPAQAAVAKAVADSVGDGVIPADQAESLVIVCGVFIHPEAEDNKKIYDYNYSATKMAIVNAMGNKPSADEMLAQKDVDHPFKGF; encoded by the coding sequence ATGCAATTTTACATCGGCGAAGCACTTGATGGCGATGGTAACGAAATCGCGCACATCGACCTGATGATCGGTAGCAAAGATGGTCCCGTTGGCGTCGCGTTTGCAAACGCCCTGGCCAACCAAAGCGAAGGGCACACCAACCTGCTGGCCGTCTTGGCGCCAAACGTTGCCGTCAAACCCGCAACCGTGATGGTCACCAAAGTTACGATCAAGGGAATGAAGCAAGCGGTTCAAATGTTTGGCCCTGCACAGGCCGCGGTTGCCAAAGCAGTTGCCGATTCGGTTGGCGACGGCGTGATCCCTGCCGACCAAGCTGAAAGCCTCGTGATCGTCTGCGGTGTCTTCATTCACCCCGAAGCCGAAGACAACAAGAAGATCTACGACTACAACTACAGCGCCACCAAGATGGCGATCGTCAACGCGATGGGCAACAAACCATCGGCCGACGAAATGCTGGCTCAAAAGGATGTCGATCATCCGTTCAAGGGCTTCTAA
- a CDS encoding ATP-grasp domain-containing protein codes for MSFFATGNIVFVGATARAPAESAARGGWQVAAIDMFGDCDLRDVCAMWFPLSAAGSLVDRLARLPAGPVMPLGGMESRTEELEALRASRPVLAPTAEQHRQLSDPTWLDRVAAESGICRPLRRQSKPVTAADWLYKKAASTGGLGVERASAFPESLASDGWFERQVPGRSWGVNFLTCGDRVDLLGVAASVRSRHPPKPFQYEGSIGLPTVSAPIRQRLLALGENIVRQTQLRGLFGIDVIIDRDRTVWLLEINPRWTASMELFDRGPQPLFQRHVDAWLDKDVPNQTADAMPIGKRVLYAARTLRFDGERLGDALPSAIRIADRPADGTEIPRGQPICSLLAQGACPRGLAYRLATACRILRRAAAGA; via the coding sequence GTGTCATTTTTCGCGACCGGGAATATCGTTTTCGTGGGAGCCACCGCACGTGCTCCGGCTGAATCCGCCGCACGCGGAGGTTGGCAAGTGGCTGCGATCGACATGTTTGGCGACTGCGATTTGCGTGACGTCTGCGCCATGTGGTTCCCATTGTCGGCAGCGGGATCGCTCGTCGATCGGCTGGCTCGATTGCCTGCTGGCCCGGTGATGCCGCTGGGCGGAATGGAATCCCGAACCGAGGAACTGGAAGCCTTGCGAGCCTCGCGACCGGTTCTCGCCCCGACGGCGGAACAGCATCGCCAGCTGAGCGATCCTACGTGGCTCGATCGCGTCGCGGCGGAATCGGGGATCTGTAGGCCTCTGCGGCGGCAATCCAAGCCCGTCACGGCAGCCGATTGGTTGTACAAAAAAGCGGCGTCCACGGGAGGGCTGGGGGTCGAGCGAGCGTCGGCGTTCCCCGAATCGCTCGCAAGCGATGGTTGGTTCGAACGACAGGTTCCGGGGCGCAGCTGGGGTGTCAACTTTCTTACCTGTGGCGATCGAGTGGATCTGTTGGGGGTTGCCGCAAGCGTGCGAAGCCGGCATCCGCCCAAGCCTTTTCAATATGAGGGATCGATCGGTTTGCCGACGGTTTCGGCCCCGATCCGGCAACGTTTACTCGCGTTGGGAGAAAACATCGTCCGCCAAACGCAGTTGCGCGGTCTGTTTGGCATCGATGTGATCATCGATCGCGATCGAACCGTTTGGCTATTGGAGATCAACCCTCGTTGGACGGCATCGATGGAGTTGTTTGATCGGGGGCCCCAGCCACTGTTTCAGAGGCACGTCGATGCATGGTTGGACAAGGACGTTCCAAACCAAACCGCAGATGCGATGCCCATCGGCAAGCGGGTGCTTTATGCCGCCCGGACGCTGCGGTTCGATGGGGAGCGTTTGGGCGATGCTTTGCCCTCGGCGATTCGGATCGCCGATCGACCGGCCGATGGCACAGAAATTCCACGCGGGCAACCGATCTGTTCGTTGCTCGCTCAGGGAGCATGTCCGCGTGGGCTCGCGTATCGTCTAGCAACGGCCTGTCGAATCCTGCGACGCGCCGCCGCGGGCGCGTGA
- a CDS encoding GNAT family N-acetyltransferase has translation MQTKIIRTATPEDLIAAAKIFRDAIRTADWLPPASRQLTDFAAVSVDEDVFVCCDDANVVQGLVSVWRPEAFIHHLYVDSRFRNQGVGSLLLASLENWLPRPWTLKCANANHAAMGFYRSRGWRAIRVDENEHGPYTVLEFAPSASALATQ, from the coding sequence ATGCAAACGAAAATCATCCGTACCGCGACGCCGGAGGATTTGATCGCCGCGGCGAAAATCTTTCGTGATGCAATCCGCACCGCCGATTGGCTGCCACCCGCATCGCGTCAGCTGACTGATTTTGCGGCCGTGTCGGTCGACGAAGACGTTTTCGTTTGCTGCGATGACGCCAACGTGGTCCAAGGCTTGGTCTCGGTCTGGCGTCCCGAAGCGTTCATCCACCATCTGTATGTCGATTCCCGCTTCCGAAATCAGGGCGTTGGCAGCTTGTTATTGGCTTCGCTCGAAAATTGGCTTCCCCGCCCCTGGACGCTGAAGTGCGCCAATGCCAATCACGCCGCAATGGGATTCTATCGGTCGCGCGGTTGGCGTGCGATTCGCGTCGATGAAAACGAACACGGACCCTACACGGTGTTGGAGTTCGCCCCGTCTGCCTCCGCGTTGGCGACGCAATAG